The sequence TTCGTCTGTGATACAGATATTGACGGATGCAGCCTTACTGAAGCGGCAGAAGTTAGAGATAGAAGAGCTACGCAAAAAACTGCAGGTGATAATGATGTCatgtgtttaaattttaatatatgatatggctcaaacaaaattttcaagttGTCAAACTCTTATCTAGGGATCTCGGGCTGAAGTACTAGAGCAagagatattaaaattgagaaaCGACATGCTGAAGGTAGATTCTTCCTTCGATCTGATGTCGAAAATGATGATGAGTTTTATGAATTCTTACATTGGATTGGTTTCATACATTTTTCTCTTCAATCTATTTATTTCCAGTATGAACTAGAAAGGGAGAAGCTTGAAATGCAGCTGGAGGAGGAGAGGAAATCACACAAGGAGCGCGATCAATGCATCAGGGAGCAGCAGATGAAAATTGATAATCTCAGCAATTGTGTCACCTTTCCAGAGTGTGATAAGGATGCTGGTCCGGTATGACAATTCTAAACCTTACTACTTTTGAGTACTGATGAAAAttccttttattcttttcctgTTAGATGCTCTGTAATCGCATCTTAATATTGTTCTAACTGCTTGGAATTGTTAAAGAGATCATTACCTGATTTATTCCAATAGCATTTTGGGACATCTAAACCTTCTTTTACGTTACCATTGGTAGGGAAAGAATTCAGGGAGACAAAGTGGCAGGGAAGAATCGAATGACAGCAATAGCAGAAGTCCAGGAGATATTTTTAGAACCCCCCGTTTTAAGGCAGTTCCAAATGCCTTTGTTGCTAATCGTTCCAATTACTCGGGGCTTCCTGATTTTAGTCCTCTTCCCGATACTCTTAGCAATGTAGCTGATGAAGATACATGGATGAAAATGAACAAAGGTTACATAGCTGACCTTGATTCAATTCAAATGACTCCTTCGAGAAAAGTTCAATCCTTCCCATCAAGTGATATATCTCCTGTGAGTTTTGTACCCTTAAGTTTCTTTTGCACTCAACTTGTACAAGCTTTATCATCGCATTTTATCACTTTCTTATAGATATCTACTTCTTTTGCATTCCGAAATAAATGGtgcattattttctattattttgataatcgCCAATAAAAAGGATACTTCATTCATATTTGTTCTGGAAGTACAGTATATATGATTTGGTTAAGGTTAAGGAAACTTCTGGTAATTGATACATGcgcttattttactttataaatttctCAGGGAACCCCAAGTGATAACTGCAGGAATGAAGTTGGGAATCTTAAAAGGCAAGTAGAACTCATTACTGAAGAAAAGAATGAACTTCAGGTTAGTATATAATGTCGCATCAcgtttttcaattttttcctcCAGTAAGTAAACTCTAAGCTTGAAGACTTCAGCTACCTAAATCCCTTTGTGACTCTAAATATTAAACTACAGTTACACATCCCAGTATTAGATAGTTAGATTCACTGTTTTATATAGTCTTAAACCTTGTAAGTTCGTTTGTCCATTTCCAAAATGTGGACTAACATAGTTTCTATTCTTATCTTTACATGAAATATTTAGCAAGATTTCGTTTTAGACTCAGTTCGGTATACAGATGCTGCTTTTGCACGCAAATTTTCTCTACTTCCCATTTCAATATGTAAAACTCGGTCTTCAGAAACTGAAAGTAGAGACTTCGTTCTTATATTCAAGCCATTCAATTTCTTTGAGATTCATCGCATTACCGCATTCTTCCTGTCTTTTCATGTGCTGGGTGCATTTATTTACAGAAGAAGCACTCAGAACAACTATCATTAAATAACCAATTGATGGAGGAGATATcaaaattgaaacaagaagcTTTGGCAGTTAAAGAAGTTCCCCAAACACTCTGCAAATCTCTGACCAGTTGCAAAGACGTTTACAAGGATATTTTTCTAACACTGCAGGTGaagcttatatatattatatacctCTTTCAGTTCACATTTTGCAAAATCAGAATCGGTGAGGTTTGCTTGCTGTTTTCGCTGTTTAAACAGAGTTTTGTACCTGATGGGGAATCTTGCACTGCAAAATTGCTTTCTAGCACTAGCGAATTTGGCATTagccttttctcaaatttggAATCTTATTTCTTAATGGCAAAGGACGATCATAAATGTTTCCCAAATGATTTTCTAGTCCAAGAGCAGTGCAAAGTACATTCTGAGAGGTTAAAAGGCACAATTGAATCGATGGTAGCAGCAGAGAAACTAGCCATTCAGAACGAAGAAGCAAAGAACACAACATGCAGATGCGACTATAAGGTAGCTGCCTGGTCACAATTATCAagatttcatttatcaatcatGATCTTATTTTTCACCTTGATGTTTGGATATGctgtttttccctttttaGGACTTTGATGATTTAAACTGTTTTACTATACTCTTGTCTATATTATTATGTAGCTAGtgaataatcaaattatacGAAAAAGTCTCTTGAACTTTTGTGTTTAATTTCCTAGGTAattcttatttcttaaaaCGAAAATATAGTCAAGAATTTGCTTGTAGAAATTAGCCTCTGGACCATAATTTTGCTGAAAATTCTCATGTTCTCAATTTGAATGCGATCAACAAATCTTTTTCTATTGTGAGAGGAATTACATAGGCTGCTTATACGCTCACTTATCGTTGGACTCTGCTTTTAGTCTGTGCTCGCTTTTCAATTTCTTGAAGAATTAGTCGTATCTGAAGCAAAAAAATTTCCGTACCTTTGTGTCTTAGAGATCAGCAAGTATTTGTACTTggagaataaaagaaaacatattcTAGCTCAAACATAAAGTATTTAGGCTCTCTCCTTGTTAAGATTTAGCTTTTAAATGTGATGAAGGACTCCACTCTGGGAGGGGAAACTGCTTATGCAAAGGAGAAGCTAAACTATGAACTTGACAGTATCAAGGAAAAATACCATGATTTGGAGAAGCAGTTGACTTTGAATAACCAGCTTCTGGAGgattctaaagaaaaatatactaGCTTGGAAAGAAAGTTTGAGCttttgaaagaagaaagagattcCTTGCTGGATAGAGTCTCAGAATCATCCCAAAAGCTCACACTGGTTACTGCCCAAAAGGAAGATCTTCTGAAAGATCTGAACACTGCAGAGCAGAGAAGGAAAGATCTTGGAGAGGAGATTAAACAATTCAGTACTGCCTTTGCTATTCGGCAGAGATCATTTATGTCCTTCCGAAGTGAATTTAAGTccaaaattgagaaattgagagCTCTACATCCAGTTTCAGTATCCAAACCTCTTGGGTGTTGAAGACTACTTTCCCTTGTTTCATGTGTTTCGCATATTCTTTGTCATTTATTTACCTGAATATCTATTGAATGTAATTCTCACATCCGCTGGTTATCTTGTTTCCAACTTTGTTGGAAGCTTTAGGACTAAGCCTAGAAcaagacttttttttttttccagtaGCACAGGGATTTggatgttattttttattatgcagATCACGCAATCTTTGTAATGCTGTTGCTGCTATGTATTCTAGATATCTTATTATGCCATGTAGCAGTTTGAATCCACACTGTCGCGGCCATCTTTTCACAGAGTTTGAACATTAGTTATAATCTCTTAAAAAGCTTTCTCTGCCAGAAAATTTTTCAGGGATTTCTGCTTATAGACTtactttcaaattcaaatGGCGGAGTGAAAAAATTGTGGTCCACGTAGGATTTATTACTCCAAGTTTAGTGGTGCATGCGCTCATTAAGTGGCCATGATTGTAGTTCCTAAAATTTGTCGCTCAACTCAAAAGGCCGAAACTTCAATGGCAGTAAAAACATCATTCCGGATCCAATGGTGATGATGGATTTTTTCAGGCACCTTTTACCTGTTCTAGCGCACGTGTGCCTTCCCGGACAAGGTTGCGCTTGCACCCGTGTTCCTTTTACTCTTTAATAACGGAAATTACAAGAATCCCCTATTATACTCTGTCTTGGTTTCCCATTTAAAACCCGTGAAAACTCaaatttgtttcatttcaTTCCGTCTAGTAGCCCAAATGAAAGCTTATCTgccttttcatttatttttgtctCGTAGATAGTTTATATGCTTTTCAATGGTTGCCTGCCAAGtcagaattttatatatatatatatatgagcataaaaaataattaattaaaatgtgaAACAAAATGGAGAatgagaaatttaaaatttatctgaTTAATGGGTTTTGGAGTGGATGGTGACTGATAAGAATGGCCCATGATATATCCCATGTACAGCTCTTTTACGGCCATTTTGGTGGGTTATGCTATGGATCCCACAGGAATGAATAAGAGGTGATAAAGTGTGACACCAATTACTTGAGGATAATCTCAACCCACTTTTATTTGGAGCTCTGCCACCCTCCAACACATTTCCTCTCTCTTCCAGTTCAACCAACAGTCCCTTTTCTAGCTGCTGATCTTGCTCTCACTATCACTACTTACCCTTATGTTGTTCTTTATTGGAGATTAGTGTTGgattagtaaaaataagatgataataataatttaacatgacCTAAAAGAATGATGAACATCTGAAGTGTAATATCTCTAAAGACCCTAAAATGTAGAATCTGAATTATGATCTATGATGAACGTTgtcttttaaaaacttttaaaagcaAAACAAAAATGTACACTTCCTTTAAATATCTCtaaagtaagaaaaagaaaaagaatgtcTGGCATTAAAGGTGAACATAAAAATGGGAATTCTGCTGCATCttgtctcttttttttattttttaaagaaaaagctaCTCTTGtcttaataatataatccAATGCCTTAAAGAAATTTCACATAAAATGCTTTCCATTggttaaaaaattagaaaaagatatatatatatatcatcgGCAACCACAAGGATTTTTCTGATATACGAATTTATAATTGTAATGAATATTCTAACTGGAATGATTATGCTTTGTACAAAgaataaattgttattttaaaattgtaaaaggAGTGCAATTTCCATAAACGAATTAGGTAGCCCAATATtctcaatttataatatataatgtaGAGATAGATAAGCATAATTAAGGTGTAAGAAGCTTATTATCTATCAAAAATTAACATCATTACATAAGGGGATCGTGTTATTGAAGCAATCCAATTTCTTgataatgaatttgaaaattgGACTTCCAACAACTTGGCTGGGCGTTGTACCAATTCATTACCGaatccctttttctttttcttctttattttcctttctccGAACAAATTCATC is a genomic window of Ricinus communis isolate WT05 ecotype wild-type chromosome 2, ASM1957865v1, whole genome shotgun sequence containing:
- the LOC8265259 gene encoding kinesin-like protein KIN-7N isoform X2, with the translated sequence MEIYNEEINDLFAVENQKLQIHESLERGIFVAGLREEIVNNAEQVLNLMASGEVNRHFGETNMNARSSRSHTIFRMVIESKGKETNSSTDYASRDAIRVSVLNLVDLAGSERIAKTGAGGVRLKEGKHINKSLMALGNVINKLSDGSKQRAHIPYRDSKLTRILQPALGGNAKTSIICTIAPEEVHIEETKGTLQFASRAKRITNCAQVNEILTDAALLKRQKLEIEELRKKLQGSRAEVLEQEILKLRNDMLKYELEREKLEMQLEEERKSHKERDQCIREQQMKIDNLSNCVTFPECDKDAGPGKNSGRQSGREESNDSNSRSPGDIFRTPRFKAVPNAFVANRSNYSGLPDFSPLPDTLSNVADEDTWMKMNKGYIADLDSIQMTPSRKVQSFPSSDISPGTPSDNCRNEVGNLKRQVELITEEKNELQKKHSEQLSLNNQLMEEISKLKQEALAVKEVPQTLCKSLTSCKDVYKDIFLTLQSFVPDGESCTAKLLSSTSEFGISLFSNLESYFLMAKDDHKCFPNDFLVQEQCKVHSERLKGTIESMVAAEKLAIQNEEAKNTTCRCDYKDSTLGGETAYAKEKLNYELDSIKEKYHDLEKQLTLNNQLLEDSKEKYTSLERKFELLKEERDSLLDRVSESSQKLTLVTAQKEDLLKDLNTAEQRRKDLGEEIKQFSTAFAIRQRSFMSFRSEFKSKIEKLRALHPVSVSKPLGC
- the LOC8265259 gene encoding kinesin-like protein KIN-7N isoform X1: MEKICVAVRVRPAAASSEITNGTYWKVEHSHISLRKSDSTPISGVSYAFDHVFDESCTNAKIYELLTKDIIHAAVDGFNGTAFAYGQTSSGKTFTMNGSENDPGIIHRAVKDIFNKIEMTCNREFLIRVSYMEIYNEEINDLFAVENQKLQIHESLERGIFVAGLREEIVNNAEQVLNLMASGEVNRHFGETNMNARSSRSHTIFRMVIESKGKETNSSTDYASRDAIRVSVLNLVDLAGSERIAKTGAGGVRLKEGKHINKSLMALGNVINKLSDGSKQRAHIPYRDSKLTRILQPALGGNAKTSIICTIAPEEVHIEETKGTLQFASRAKRITNCAQVNEILTDAALLKRQKLEIEELRKKLQGSRAEVLEQEILKLRNDMLKYELEREKLEMQLEEERKSHKERDQCIREQQMKIDNLSNCVTFPECDKDAGPGKNSGRQSGREESNDSNSRSPGDIFRTPRFKAVPNAFVANRSNYSGLPDFSPLPDTLSNVADEDTWMKMNKGYIADLDSIQMTPSRKVQSFPSSDISPGTPSDNCRNEVGNLKRQVELITEEKNELQKKHSEQLSLNNQLMEEISKLKQEALAVKEVPQTLCKSLTSCKDVYKDIFLTLQSFVPDGESCTAKLLSSTSEFGISLFSNLESYFLMAKDDHKCFPNDFLVQEQCKVHSERLKGTIESMVAAEKLAIQNEEAKNTTCRCDYKDSTLGGETAYAKEKLNYELDSIKEKYHDLEKQLTLNNQLLEDSKEKYTSLERKFELLKEERDSLLDRVSESSQKLTLVTAQKEDLLKDLNTAEQRRKDLGEEIKQFSTAFAIRQRSFMSFRSEFKSKIEKLRALHPVSVSKPLGC